A genomic segment from Microcoleus sp. FACHB-831 encodes:
- a CDS encoding P-loop NTPase fold protein, with amino-acid sequence MILDLPRFYKACNPGKPLMVGNSQDRQYYIDFASVRGGKIIESLKRTIAQISPDEPTCQLFTGHIGCGKSTELLRLTAELEQQQFHVVYFESSEDLELLDVDVTDILLAIARQVSESLEAINIRLTPRYFQNLFKEIGEFLQTSIELGVEAELSTGIGKITAKTKESPKLRRRLREYLEPRTSSILQSINEELLKPATEELKRRGLAGLVVIVDNLDRVDVRRLPSGRSQPEYLFIDRGEQLRKLKCHVVYTIPLALIFSNDSETLKNRLGGGLIPKVLPMVPVRLRNGKECQEGMALLRHMVLARAFPNETREKQIELITEVFDNPETLDRLCRVSGGHVRNLLGLVFDCLRKENPPLTRDVLESAIAERRDYLVNSITEREWELLKTVVQQQSVRGDIEYQNLLRSMFVFEYRDRDGSWFGINPALEEANKLKSWLTSTNLKMSPLTTIVP; translated from the coding sequence ATGATACTGGATCTACCAAGATTTTATAAAGCGTGCAACCCCGGCAAGCCGCTAATGGTGGGGAATTCCCAAGATCGGCAATACTATATAGATTTTGCCTCAGTTCGTGGCGGCAAGATTATAGAGTCGCTCAAAAGAACGATAGCACAAATATCCCCCGATGAACCAACTTGCCAACTGTTTACCGGGCATATTGGCTGTGGCAAATCTACCGAATTGCTGAGGCTAACAGCAGAATTAGAGCAACAGCAATTTCATGTAGTTTATTTTGAATCCAGCGAAGATCTAGAACTGCTGGACGTAGACGTAACAGATATTTTACTGGCGATCGCGCGTCAGGTAAGCGAAAGTCTCGAAGCGATAAATATCAGACTAACACCGCGCTATTTCCAGAACTTATTTAAAGAAATTGGCGAATTTTTGCAAACATCAATAGAACTGGGAGTAGAAGCAGAATTATCCACAGGTATTGGCAAAATAACAGCCAAAACAAAAGAAAGCCCCAAGCTGCGCCGTCGCTTGAGAGAATACCTCGAACCGCGCACCAGCAGTATCTTACAATCCATTAACGAAGAACTCCTCAAACCTGCGACCGAAGAACTAAAACGGCGCGGGTTAGCCGGACTTGTGGTAATTGTCGATAACTTGGATCGAGTAGATGTCCGACGCTTGCCATCGGGGCGATCGCAGCCAGAATATTTATTTATAGACCGGGGCGAACAATTACGCAAACTCAAGTGCCACGTTGTTTACACCATTCCCCTAGCCTTGATATTCTCCAACGATTCCGAAACCCTAAAGAATCGCTTGGGGGGCGGACTAATCCCCAAAGTATTGCCAATGGTACCCGTCCGCCTGCGGAATGGCAAAGAATGCCAAGAGGGGATGGCGCTGCTGCGACATATGGTGCTGGCGAGAGCCTTCCCCAACGAGACACGGGAAAAGCAGATAGAGTTAATTACAGAAGTTTTTGACAATCCGGAAACATTAGACCGCCTGTGCCGCGTCAGTGGTGGACATGTGCGGAACTTGCTGGGGCTAGTATTTGATTGTCTCAGGAAAGAAAATCCCCCACTGACGCGAGATGTATTAGAAAGCGCGATCGCGGAACGCCGCGATTACCTGGTAAACAGCATCACAGAGCGGGAGTGGGAACTGCTCAAAACAGTGGTGCAACAGCAAAGCGTAAGGGGAGATATAGAATACCAAAACCTGTTGAGAAGCATGTTTGTATTTGAATACCGCGATCGCGATGGGTCTTGGTTTGGGATCAATCCCGCTTTAGAAGAGGCAAATAAATTGAAATCATGGTTGACCTCCACAAACCTGAAGATGTCGCCGCTAACAACGATCGTTCCTTAA